The following are from one region of the Jatrophihabitans telluris genome:
- a CDS encoding DAK2 domain-containing protein, with product MLAQLDASAVRRWCSAADRAMTARQAEIDDLNVFPIPDGDTGTNLSLTLHSAAAAVDTDRSATPGSVLAAMARGAVMGARGNSGVIVSQILQAMADSFGAAAAEIGGADVGRALTAAADAADAAVADPVEGTILSVIRAAAQGATTAEGDLADTVRGCQQAAAQALARTPEQLPVLAQAGVVDAGGQGLLVLLDALAGVVLGSRDETSAASEGDTRADSPARRLRPDVADPSSSEVHREAGSPEYAYEVQYLLYGSDPAATRLKDQLVELGDSVVVVGAGSPEGSAGRVFNVHVHVNDVGAAIEAGIEAGRPHRITVVRFADQIAAQLAASAQAAERTGVAVLAVAPGPGLAEVFHAEGVYVVDGGPTQNPSTAEVLEAIQSTGAARVVVLPNASAVGAVADLAAERARADGIEVAVVPTKSPVQGLAAVAVHDPRRRFADDVIAMAEAAAATRFAEVTVAVRESITYAGRCQAGDVLGLIDGEVVEIGSDYGTVGVSLVGRLISAGGELVTVLAGADPAGALACETVERYVRTQHPLVEITALPGGQPHFPLLIGVE from the coding sequence ATGCTCGCCCAGCTCGACGCTTCGGCGGTGCGGCGGTGGTGCAGCGCGGCTGACCGGGCCATGACCGCGCGGCAGGCCGAGATCGACGACCTCAACGTCTTCCCCATTCCGGACGGCGACACCGGCACCAACCTCAGCCTGACCCTGCACAGCGCGGCGGCGGCGGTCGACACCGATCGCTCGGCGACCCCCGGGTCCGTGCTGGCCGCGATGGCTCGCGGCGCCGTGATGGGTGCCCGCGGTAACTCCGGGGTCATCGTTTCCCAGATCTTGCAGGCGATGGCCGACAGCTTTGGCGCAGCTGCGGCCGAAATCGGTGGCGCCGACGTGGGTCGAGCCCTGACCGCGGCGGCCGATGCCGCCGATGCCGCGGTAGCCGATCCCGTCGAGGGCACCATCCTGTCCGTCATCCGCGCCGCCGCTCAGGGCGCTACCACAGCGGAGGGCGATCTGGCCGACACGGTGCGCGGCTGTCAGCAGGCCGCCGCCCAGGCGCTGGCCCGTACCCCTGAGCAGCTGCCCGTGCTGGCTCAAGCAGGTGTGGTCGACGCCGGCGGGCAAGGGCTGCTCGTCCTTTTGGACGCACTCGCCGGGGTGGTGCTCGGCAGTCGCGACGAGACGTCCGCCGCGTCCGAGGGCGATACCCGTGCCGACAGCCCCGCGCGCCGCCTCCGACCGGACGTCGCGGACCCCAGCTCGAGCGAGGTTCACCGCGAGGCAGGCAGTCCCGAGTACGCCTACGAGGTGCAGTACCTGCTGTACGGGTCCGATCCGGCCGCCACAAGGCTGAAGGATCAGCTCGTCGAACTGGGCGACTCCGTCGTCGTGGTCGGCGCCGGCAGCCCGGAAGGCTCCGCCGGCCGGGTGTTCAATGTCCACGTCCACGTCAACGACGTCGGGGCGGCGATCGAGGCGGGCATCGAGGCCGGCCGCCCGCACCGGATCACGGTGGTCCGCTTCGCCGACCAGATCGCAGCCCAGCTGGCCGCGTCCGCTCAGGCCGCTGAGCGCACGGGGGTGGCCGTGCTCGCGGTCGCCCCCGGCCCCGGCCTGGCGGAGGTCTTCCACGCGGAGGGTGTGTACGTCGTCGACGGCGGCCCGACGCAGAACCCGTCGACGGCCGAGGTACTGGAGGCGATCCAGTCCACCGGTGCGGCCCGGGTTGTCGTCCTGCCCAACGCCTCGGCCGTGGGCGCCGTGGCCGACCTGGCCGCCGAGCGGGCGCGCGCCGACGGTATAGAGGTAGCGGTTGTCCCCACCAAGTCGCCCGTACAAGGACTGGCGGCGGTGGCCGTGCACGACCCGCGGCGGCGCTTCGCCGACGACGTGATCGCGATGGCCGAGGCTGCGGCTGCCACCCGATTCGCCGAGGTCACCGTCGCTGTTCGCGAGTCCATCACCTACGCGGGGCGCTGCCAGGCCGGCGATGTCCTGGGCCTCATCGACGGCGAGGTCGTCGAGATCGGTTCCGATTACGGCACGGTCGGGGTGAGCCTGGTGGGCCGGTTGATCAGTGCCGGAGGGGAATTGGTGACGGTGCTCGCCGGGGCCGACCCGGCCGGCGCCCTCGCTTGCGAAACCGTCGAGCGCTACGTCCGTACTCAGCATCCGTTGGTGGAGATCACCGCACTGCCGGGCGGCCAGCCGCACTTCCCGCTGCTCATCGGAGTGGAGTGA